Proteins encoded in a region of the Phaenicophaeus curvirostris isolate KB17595 chromosome 1, BPBGC_Pcur_1.0, whole genome shotgun sequence genome:
- the PFKFB3 gene encoding 6-phosphofructo-2-kinase/fructose-2,6-bisphosphatase 3 isoform X5, with the protein MPFRKACGPQLANSPTVIVMVGLPARGKTYISKKLTRYLNWIGVPTKVFNVGEYRREAVKHYSSYDFFRPDNEEAMKVRKQCALAALRDVKLYLTEEGGQIAVFDATNTTRERRGMILNFAKENGFKVFFIESVCNDPTVVATNVMEVKLSSPDYRDCNSTDAMEDFMKRINCYQASYQPLDPDNYDRELSLIKVIDVGRRFLVNRVQDHIQSRIVYYLMNIHVQPRTIYLCRHGESDFNLKGKIGGDSGLSNRGKKFALALNKFVEEQNLKDLKVWTSQLKRTIQTAEALQLPYEQWKALNEIDAGVCEEMTYEEIREQHPEEFALRDQDKYYYRYPSGESYQDLVQRLEPVIMELERQENVLVICHQAVMRCLLAYFLDKSADEMPYLKCPLHTVLKLTPVAYGCRVESISLNIEAVNTHRERPEEAKKGPNPLMRRNSVIPLASPEPTKKPRINSFEEHVAVSSALPGCVPQEVPTQLPGQPLLGKACLRPVCHFLKVFSLLIFPRT; encoded by the exons CCTGTGGGCCACAGCTTGCCAATTCTCCCACTGTGATAGTGATGGTTGGCCTCCCAGCCCGTGGGAAGACCTATATCTCCAAGAAGCTGACTCGCTACCTCAACTGGATTGGTGTCCCAACAAAAG TTTTCAATGTGGGGGAGTATCGCCGCGAGGCTGTAAAGCATTACAGCTCCTATGACTTCTTCCGCCCTGACAACGAGGAGGCCATGAAAGTCAGAAA GCAATGTGCCCTGGCTGCCTTGAGGGATGTCAAGCTGTACCTGACAGAGGAGGGTGGTCAGATTGCG GTTTTTGATGCCACCAATACCACGcgggagaggagagggatgaTCCTTAACTTTGCCAAAGAAAATGGGTTCAAG gtttTCTTCATTGAATCTGTCTGCAATGATCCCACGGTAGTTGCCACCAACGTTATG GAAGTAAAATTGTCCAGCCCCGACTACCGTGACTGTAACTCGACTGATGCCATGGAGGACTTCATGAAGAGGATCAATTGTTACCAAGCCAGCTACCAGCCACTCGACCCTGATAACTATGATCG GGAGCTTTCACTCATCAAAGTCATTGATGTTGGCCGGCGGTTCCTGGTCAACAGGGTTCAGGATCACATCCAGAGCAGGATTGTTTACTACCTGATGAACATCCATGTCCAGCCGCGCACCATCTATCTCTGTCGGCACGGTGAGAGCGACTTCAACCTCAAGGGGAAGATTGGGGGTGACTCAGGCCTCTCCAACAGGGGCAAAAAG TTTGCACTGGCACTGAACAAGTTTGTTGAGGAGCAAAACTTGAAGGACCTCAAAGTCTGGACCAGCCAACTAAAGAGGACAATCCAAACTGCAGAAGCTCTCCAACTGCCCTATGAGCAGTGGAAGGCGCTCAATGAGATAGATGCT GGTGTGTGTGAAGAAATGACGTATGAAGAAATCAGGGAGCAGCATCCAGAGGAATTTGCTTTACGTGATCAGGATAAATATTACTACCGCTATCCTTCTGGGGAG TCCTACCAAGATCTGGTGCAGCGCCTGGAGCCGGTCATCATGGAGCTGGAGAGACAAGAAAATGTCCTTGTGATCTGTCACCAGGCTGTCATGCGCTGTCTTTTGGCGTACTTTCTGGACAAGAGTGCAG ATGAAATGCCCTACCTTAAATGTCCCCTTCACACGGTGTTGAAGCTGACCCCGGTGGCCTATG GCTGCCGGGTGGAGTCCATCTCGCTGAATATCGAAGCTGTCAACACCCACAGGGAACGGCCAGAG GAAGCAAAGAAGGGACCTAACCCGCTCATGAGACGTAATAGCGTTATCCCTCTAGCAAGCCCAGAGCCCACCAAAAAACCTCGCATCAACAGCTTTGAGGAGCATGTGGCTGTTTCTTCCGCGCTGCCAGGCTGTGTTCCTCAGGAAGTGCCCACGCAGCTGCCAGGACAA CCCTTACTAGGGAAGGCATGCCT AAGACCCGTTTGTCACTTTCTCAAAGTTTTCTCTTTACTAATATTTCCAAG AACATGA
- the PFKFB3 gene encoding 6-phosphofructo-2-kinase/fructose-2,6-bisphosphatase 3 isoform X2, which translates to MPMELTQSRIQKIWLPNDNRPALPRRSCGPQLANSPTVIVMVGLPARGKTYISKKLTRYLNWIGVPTKVFNVGEYRREAVKHYSSYDFFRPDNEEAMKVRKQCALAALRDVKLYLTEEGGQIAVFDATNTTRERRGMILNFAKENGFKVFFIESVCNDPTVVATNVMEVKLSSPDYRDCNSTDAMEDFMKRINCYQASYQPLDPDNYDRELSLIKVIDVGRRFLVNRVQDHIQSRIVYYLMNIHVQPRTIYLCRHGESDFNLKGKIGGDSGLSNRGKKFALALNKFVEEQNLKDLKVWTSQLKRTIQTAEALQLPYEQWKALNEIDAGVCEEMTYEEIREQHPEEFALRDQDKYYYRYPSGESYQDLVQRLEPVIMELERQENVLVICHQAVMRCLLAYFLDKSADEMPYLKCPLHTVLKLTPVAYGCRVESISLNIEAVNTHRERPEEAKKGPNPLMRRNSVIPLASPEPTKKPRINSFEEHVAVSSALPGCVPQEVPTQLPGQNMNNSQKPS; encoded by the exons atgcccATGGAGCTGACGCAGAGCCGCATCCAGAAGATCTGGCTCCCCAATGACAACCGGCCGGCTCTGCCCCGCCGCT CCTGTGGGCCACAGCTTGCCAATTCTCCCACTGTGATAGTGATGGTTGGCCTCCCAGCCCGTGGGAAGACCTATATCTCCAAGAAGCTGACTCGCTACCTCAACTGGATTGGTGTCCCAACAAAAG TTTTCAATGTGGGGGAGTATCGCCGCGAGGCTGTAAAGCATTACAGCTCCTATGACTTCTTCCGCCCTGACAACGAGGAGGCCATGAAAGTCAGAAA GCAATGTGCCCTGGCTGCCTTGAGGGATGTCAAGCTGTACCTGACAGAGGAGGGTGGTCAGATTGCG GTTTTTGATGCCACCAATACCACGcgggagaggagagggatgaTCCTTAACTTTGCCAAAGAAAATGGGTTCAAG gtttTCTTCATTGAATCTGTCTGCAATGATCCCACGGTAGTTGCCACCAACGTTATG GAAGTAAAATTGTCCAGCCCCGACTACCGTGACTGTAACTCGACTGATGCCATGGAGGACTTCATGAAGAGGATCAATTGTTACCAAGCCAGCTACCAGCCACTCGACCCTGATAACTATGATCG GGAGCTTTCACTCATCAAAGTCATTGATGTTGGCCGGCGGTTCCTGGTCAACAGGGTTCAGGATCACATCCAGAGCAGGATTGTTTACTACCTGATGAACATCCATGTCCAGCCGCGCACCATCTATCTCTGTCGGCACGGTGAGAGCGACTTCAACCTCAAGGGGAAGATTGGGGGTGACTCAGGCCTCTCCAACAGGGGCAAAAAG TTTGCACTGGCACTGAACAAGTTTGTTGAGGAGCAAAACTTGAAGGACCTCAAAGTCTGGACCAGCCAACTAAAGAGGACAATCCAAACTGCAGAAGCTCTCCAACTGCCCTATGAGCAGTGGAAGGCGCTCAATGAGATAGATGCT GGTGTGTGTGAAGAAATGACGTATGAAGAAATCAGGGAGCAGCATCCAGAGGAATTTGCTTTACGTGATCAGGATAAATATTACTACCGCTATCCTTCTGGGGAG TCCTACCAAGATCTGGTGCAGCGCCTGGAGCCGGTCATCATGGAGCTGGAGAGACAAGAAAATGTCCTTGTGATCTGTCACCAGGCTGTCATGCGCTGTCTTTTGGCGTACTTTCTGGACAAGAGTGCAG ATGAAATGCCCTACCTTAAATGTCCCCTTCACACGGTGTTGAAGCTGACCCCGGTGGCCTATG GCTGCCGGGTGGAGTCCATCTCGCTGAATATCGAAGCTGTCAACACCCACAGGGAACGGCCAGAG GAAGCAAAGAAGGGACCTAACCCGCTCATGAGACGTAATAGCGTTATCCCTCTAGCAAGCCCAGAGCCCACCAAAAAACCTCGCATCAACAGCTTTGAGGAGCATGTGGCTGTTTCTTCCGCGCTGCCAGGCTGTGTTCCTCAGGAAGTGCCCACGCAGCTGCCAGGACAA AACATGAACAACTCGCAGAAGCCATCGTGA
- the PFKFB3 gene encoding 6-phosphofructo-2-kinase/fructose-2,6-bisphosphatase 3 isoform X3: MPMELTQSRIQKIWLPNDNRPALPRRSCGPQLANSPTVIVMVGLPARGKTYISKKLTRYLNWIGVPTKVFNVGEYRREAVKHYSSYDFFRPDNEEAMKVRKQCALAALRDVKLYLTEEGGQIAVFDATNTTRERRGMILNFAKENGFKVFFIESVCNDPTVVATNVMEVKLSSPDYRDCNSTDAMEDFMKRINCYQASYQPLDPDNYDRELSLIKVIDVGRRFLVNRVQDHIQSRIVYYLMNIHVQPRTIYLCRHGESDFNLKGKIGGDSGLSNRGKKFALALNKFVEEQNLKDLKVWTSQLKRTIQTAEALQLPYEQWKALNEIDAGVCEEMTYEEIREQHPEEFALRDQDKYYYRYPSGESYQDLVQRLEPVIMELERQENVLVICHQAVMRCLLAYFLDKSADEMPYLKCPLHTVLKLTPVAYGCRVESISLNIEAVNTHRERPEEAKKGPNPLMRRNSVIPLASPEPTKKPRINSFEEHVAVSSALPGCVPQEVPTQLPGQPLLGKACLT, translated from the exons atgcccATGGAGCTGACGCAGAGCCGCATCCAGAAGATCTGGCTCCCCAATGACAACCGGCCGGCTCTGCCCCGCCGCT CCTGTGGGCCACAGCTTGCCAATTCTCCCACTGTGATAGTGATGGTTGGCCTCCCAGCCCGTGGGAAGACCTATATCTCCAAGAAGCTGACTCGCTACCTCAACTGGATTGGTGTCCCAACAAAAG TTTTCAATGTGGGGGAGTATCGCCGCGAGGCTGTAAAGCATTACAGCTCCTATGACTTCTTCCGCCCTGACAACGAGGAGGCCATGAAAGTCAGAAA GCAATGTGCCCTGGCTGCCTTGAGGGATGTCAAGCTGTACCTGACAGAGGAGGGTGGTCAGATTGCG GTTTTTGATGCCACCAATACCACGcgggagaggagagggatgaTCCTTAACTTTGCCAAAGAAAATGGGTTCAAG gtttTCTTCATTGAATCTGTCTGCAATGATCCCACGGTAGTTGCCACCAACGTTATG GAAGTAAAATTGTCCAGCCCCGACTACCGTGACTGTAACTCGACTGATGCCATGGAGGACTTCATGAAGAGGATCAATTGTTACCAAGCCAGCTACCAGCCACTCGACCCTGATAACTATGATCG GGAGCTTTCACTCATCAAAGTCATTGATGTTGGCCGGCGGTTCCTGGTCAACAGGGTTCAGGATCACATCCAGAGCAGGATTGTTTACTACCTGATGAACATCCATGTCCAGCCGCGCACCATCTATCTCTGTCGGCACGGTGAGAGCGACTTCAACCTCAAGGGGAAGATTGGGGGTGACTCAGGCCTCTCCAACAGGGGCAAAAAG TTTGCACTGGCACTGAACAAGTTTGTTGAGGAGCAAAACTTGAAGGACCTCAAAGTCTGGACCAGCCAACTAAAGAGGACAATCCAAACTGCAGAAGCTCTCCAACTGCCCTATGAGCAGTGGAAGGCGCTCAATGAGATAGATGCT GGTGTGTGTGAAGAAATGACGTATGAAGAAATCAGGGAGCAGCATCCAGAGGAATTTGCTTTACGTGATCAGGATAAATATTACTACCGCTATCCTTCTGGGGAG TCCTACCAAGATCTGGTGCAGCGCCTGGAGCCGGTCATCATGGAGCTGGAGAGACAAGAAAATGTCCTTGTGATCTGTCACCAGGCTGTCATGCGCTGTCTTTTGGCGTACTTTCTGGACAAGAGTGCAG ATGAAATGCCCTACCTTAAATGTCCCCTTCACACGGTGTTGAAGCTGACCCCGGTGGCCTATG GCTGCCGGGTGGAGTCCATCTCGCTGAATATCGAAGCTGTCAACACCCACAGGGAACGGCCAGAG GAAGCAAAGAAGGGACCTAACCCGCTCATGAGACGTAATAGCGTTATCCCTCTAGCAAGCCCAGAGCCCACCAAAAAACCTCGCATCAACAGCTTTGAGGAGCATGTGGCTGTTTCTTCCGCGCTGCCAGGCTGTGTTCCTCAGGAAGTGCCCACGCAGCTGCCAGGACAA CCCTTACTAGGGAAGGCATGCCT AACATGA
- the PFKFB3 gene encoding 6-phosphofructo-2-kinase/fructose-2,6-bisphosphatase 3 isoform X4 translates to MPMELTQSRIQKIWLPNDNRPALPRRSCGPQLANSPTVIVMVGLPARGKTYISKKLTRYLNWIGVPTKVFNVGEYRREAVKHYSSYDFFRPDNEEAMKVRKQCALAALRDVKLYLTEEGGQIAVFDATNTTRERRGMILNFAKENGFKVFFIESVCNDPTVVATNVMEVKLSSPDYRDCNSTDAMEDFMKRINCYQASYQPLDPDNYDRELSLIKVIDVGRRFLVNRVQDHIQSRIVYYLMNIHVQPRTIYLCRHGESDFNLKGKIGGDSGLSNRGKKFALALNKFVEEQNLKDLKVWTSQLKRTIQTAEALQLPYEQWKALNEIDAGVCEEMTYEEIREQHPEEFALRDQDKYYYRYPSGESYQDLVQRLEPVIMELERQENVLVICHQAVMRCLLAYFLDKSADEMPYLKCPLHTVLKLTPVAYGCRVESISLNIEAVNTHRERPENMNNSQKPS, encoded by the exons atgcccATGGAGCTGACGCAGAGCCGCATCCAGAAGATCTGGCTCCCCAATGACAACCGGCCGGCTCTGCCCCGCCGCT CCTGTGGGCCACAGCTTGCCAATTCTCCCACTGTGATAGTGATGGTTGGCCTCCCAGCCCGTGGGAAGACCTATATCTCCAAGAAGCTGACTCGCTACCTCAACTGGATTGGTGTCCCAACAAAAG TTTTCAATGTGGGGGAGTATCGCCGCGAGGCTGTAAAGCATTACAGCTCCTATGACTTCTTCCGCCCTGACAACGAGGAGGCCATGAAAGTCAGAAA GCAATGTGCCCTGGCTGCCTTGAGGGATGTCAAGCTGTACCTGACAGAGGAGGGTGGTCAGATTGCG GTTTTTGATGCCACCAATACCACGcgggagaggagagggatgaTCCTTAACTTTGCCAAAGAAAATGGGTTCAAG gtttTCTTCATTGAATCTGTCTGCAATGATCCCACGGTAGTTGCCACCAACGTTATG GAAGTAAAATTGTCCAGCCCCGACTACCGTGACTGTAACTCGACTGATGCCATGGAGGACTTCATGAAGAGGATCAATTGTTACCAAGCCAGCTACCAGCCACTCGACCCTGATAACTATGATCG GGAGCTTTCACTCATCAAAGTCATTGATGTTGGCCGGCGGTTCCTGGTCAACAGGGTTCAGGATCACATCCAGAGCAGGATTGTTTACTACCTGATGAACATCCATGTCCAGCCGCGCACCATCTATCTCTGTCGGCACGGTGAGAGCGACTTCAACCTCAAGGGGAAGATTGGGGGTGACTCAGGCCTCTCCAACAGGGGCAAAAAG TTTGCACTGGCACTGAACAAGTTTGTTGAGGAGCAAAACTTGAAGGACCTCAAAGTCTGGACCAGCCAACTAAAGAGGACAATCCAAACTGCAGAAGCTCTCCAACTGCCCTATGAGCAGTGGAAGGCGCTCAATGAGATAGATGCT GGTGTGTGTGAAGAAATGACGTATGAAGAAATCAGGGAGCAGCATCCAGAGGAATTTGCTTTACGTGATCAGGATAAATATTACTACCGCTATCCTTCTGGGGAG TCCTACCAAGATCTGGTGCAGCGCCTGGAGCCGGTCATCATGGAGCTGGAGAGACAAGAAAATGTCCTTGTGATCTGTCACCAGGCTGTCATGCGCTGTCTTTTGGCGTACTTTCTGGACAAGAGTGCAG ATGAAATGCCCTACCTTAAATGTCCCCTTCACACGGTGTTGAAGCTGACCCCGGTGGCCTATG GCTGCCGGGTGGAGTCCATCTCGCTGAATATCGAAGCTGTCAACACCCACAGGGAACGGCCAGAG AACATGAACAACTCGCAGAAGCCATCGTGA
- the PFKFB3 gene encoding 6-phosphofructo-2-kinase/fructose-2,6-bisphosphatase 3 isoform X1 — translation MPMELTQSRIQKIWLPNDNRPALPRRSCGPQLANSPTVIVMVGLPARGKTYISKKLTRYLNWIGVPTKVFNVGEYRREAVKHYSSYDFFRPDNEEAMKVRKQCALAALRDVKLYLTEEGGQIAVFDATNTTRERRGMILNFAKENGFKVFFIESVCNDPTVVATNVMEVKLSSPDYRDCNSTDAMEDFMKRINCYQASYQPLDPDNYDRELSLIKVIDVGRRFLVNRVQDHIQSRIVYYLMNIHVQPRTIYLCRHGESDFNLKGKIGGDSGLSNRGKKFALALNKFVEEQNLKDLKVWTSQLKRTIQTAEALQLPYEQWKALNEIDAGVCEEMTYEEIREQHPEEFALRDQDKYYYRYPSGESYQDLVQRLEPVIMELERQENVLVICHQAVMRCLLAYFLDKSADEMPYLKCPLHTVLKLTPVAYGCRVESISLNIEAVNTHRERPEEAKKGPNPLMRRNSVIPLASPEPTKKPRINSFEEHVAVSSALPGCVPQEVPTQLPGQPLLGKACLRPVCHFLKVFSLLIFPRT, via the exons atgcccATGGAGCTGACGCAGAGCCGCATCCAGAAGATCTGGCTCCCCAATGACAACCGGCCGGCTCTGCCCCGCCGCT CCTGTGGGCCACAGCTTGCCAATTCTCCCACTGTGATAGTGATGGTTGGCCTCCCAGCCCGTGGGAAGACCTATATCTCCAAGAAGCTGACTCGCTACCTCAACTGGATTGGTGTCCCAACAAAAG TTTTCAATGTGGGGGAGTATCGCCGCGAGGCTGTAAAGCATTACAGCTCCTATGACTTCTTCCGCCCTGACAACGAGGAGGCCATGAAAGTCAGAAA GCAATGTGCCCTGGCTGCCTTGAGGGATGTCAAGCTGTACCTGACAGAGGAGGGTGGTCAGATTGCG GTTTTTGATGCCACCAATACCACGcgggagaggagagggatgaTCCTTAACTTTGCCAAAGAAAATGGGTTCAAG gtttTCTTCATTGAATCTGTCTGCAATGATCCCACGGTAGTTGCCACCAACGTTATG GAAGTAAAATTGTCCAGCCCCGACTACCGTGACTGTAACTCGACTGATGCCATGGAGGACTTCATGAAGAGGATCAATTGTTACCAAGCCAGCTACCAGCCACTCGACCCTGATAACTATGATCG GGAGCTTTCACTCATCAAAGTCATTGATGTTGGCCGGCGGTTCCTGGTCAACAGGGTTCAGGATCACATCCAGAGCAGGATTGTTTACTACCTGATGAACATCCATGTCCAGCCGCGCACCATCTATCTCTGTCGGCACGGTGAGAGCGACTTCAACCTCAAGGGGAAGATTGGGGGTGACTCAGGCCTCTCCAACAGGGGCAAAAAG TTTGCACTGGCACTGAACAAGTTTGTTGAGGAGCAAAACTTGAAGGACCTCAAAGTCTGGACCAGCCAACTAAAGAGGACAATCCAAACTGCAGAAGCTCTCCAACTGCCCTATGAGCAGTGGAAGGCGCTCAATGAGATAGATGCT GGTGTGTGTGAAGAAATGACGTATGAAGAAATCAGGGAGCAGCATCCAGAGGAATTTGCTTTACGTGATCAGGATAAATATTACTACCGCTATCCTTCTGGGGAG TCCTACCAAGATCTGGTGCAGCGCCTGGAGCCGGTCATCATGGAGCTGGAGAGACAAGAAAATGTCCTTGTGATCTGTCACCAGGCTGTCATGCGCTGTCTTTTGGCGTACTTTCTGGACAAGAGTGCAG ATGAAATGCCCTACCTTAAATGTCCCCTTCACACGGTGTTGAAGCTGACCCCGGTGGCCTATG GCTGCCGGGTGGAGTCCATCTCGCTGAATATCGAAGCTGTCAACACCCACAGGGAACGGCCAGAG GAAGCAAAGAAGGGACCTAACCCGCTCATGAGACGTAATAGCGTTATCCCTCTAGCAAGCCCAGAGCCCACCAAAAAACCTCGCATCAACAGCTTTGAGGAGCATGTGGCTGTTTCTTCCGCGCTGCCAGGCTGTGTTCCTCAGGAAGTGCCCACGCAGCTGCCAGGACAA CCCTTACTAGGGAAGGCATGCCT AAGACCCGTTTGTCACTTTCTCAAAGTTTTCTCTTTACTAATATTTCCAAG AACATGA